In Halomonas alkalicola, the following proteins share a genomic window:
- a CDS encoding MFS transporter, giving the protein MSRQLLTMALAPLLGLFILGIGNGFLATVITLRLDAAGESAVVIGWVSSAYFIGLALGAMLNDRLLLRIGHIRAYGSFASLVAVTVLLQGLVDHPWAWFALRLIGGWATVGVYLVIESWLLTAGDQRVRGRLLALYMISLYAAGVLGQLLLGVTEAMGGAASFMVIAMLASLSVLPMAMIPRVSPLIEKAEPLPPHRLITLTPTGVMGSFGSGIAVAAVYALLPLYLQRIGLSVDRIGQMMAVVILGAMLLQYPVGRWSDRHDRQIVLIAIGGFCALISAAILWLPMSTWLLAGLLFLLGGGVFSLYPVAVGHAADRAPAGALVRMSQGLLLINAIGSAISPPLISPVMAALGDAGLFWSFGALGLFLVAFFGWRRSVRPAPVPVAPFHPTTPMSAAGAELVVTEELLQGAAEHEHMEDLSGAVPEVDVAEPLVGPPPADESHVAYFDEAEARQESEPTQEELPGLEPLPSRS; this is encoded by the coding sequence ATGTCGCGGCAACTGCTGACCATGGCCCTGGCGCCGCTGCTCGGTCTCTTCATCCTCGGCATCGGTAACGGCTTCCTGGCCACCGTGATCACCCTGCGCCTGGACGCCGCCGGCGAGTCGGCGGTGGTGATCGGCTGGGTCTCCTCGGCCTACTTCATCGGCCTGGCGCTGGGGGCCATGCTCAACGACCGCCTGCTGCTGCGCATCGGCCATATTCGCGCCTATGGCAGCTTCGCCTCGCTGGTGGCGGTCACGGTGCTGCTGCAGGGCCTGGTGGATCACCCCTGGGCCTGGTTCGCGCTGCGCCTGATCGGCGGCTGGGCCACGGTGGGGGTCTACCTGGTGATCGAGAGCTGGCTGCTCACCGCCGGCGACCAGAGGGTGCGCGGGCGCCTGCTGGCGCTCTACATGATCTCCCTCTACGCCGCCGGGGTGCTTGGCCAGCTGCTGCTGGGCGTCACCGAGGCCATGGGCGGAGCGGCCTCCTTCATGGTGATCGCCATGCTGGCCTCGCTCTCGGTGCTGCCCATGGCGATGATCCCGCGGGTCTCGCCGCTGATCGAGAAGGCCGAGCCGCTGCCGCCCCACCGCCTGATCACCCTCACGCCCACCGGGGTGATGGGCAGCTTCGGCTCGGGGATCGCGGTGGCCGCGGTCTATGCGCTGCTGCCCCTCTACCTGCAGCGCATCGGCCTCTCGGTGGATCGGATCGGCCAGATGATGGCCGTCGTGATCCTGGGCGCCATGCTGCTGCAGTACCCGGTGGGACGCTGGTCGGATCGCCACGATCGCCAGATCGTGCTGATCGCCATAGGTGGCTTCTGTGCGCTGATCTCGGCGGCGATCCTGTGGCTGCCGATGTCCACCTGGTTGCTGGCGGGGCTGCTGTTCCTGCTCGGCGGCGGGGTCTTCTCGCTCTATCCGGTGGCGGTGGGCCACGCCGCCGACCGGGCGCCCGCCGGTGCCCTGGTGCGCATGAGCCAGGGCCTGCTGCTGATCAACGCCATCGGCTCGGCGATCAGCCCGCCGCTTATCTCGCCGGTGATGGCCGCCCTGGGCGATGCCGGGCTGTTCTGGAGCTTCGGCGCCCTGGGCCTGTTCCTGGTGGCCTTCTTCGGCTGGCGGCGCAGCGTGCGTCCGGCGCCGGTGCCGGTGGCGCCTTTCCATCCCACCACGCCGATGTCCGCCGCCGGTGCCGAGCTTGTGGTCACCGAGGAGCTGCTGCAGGGGGCCGCCGAGCACGAGCACATGGAGGATCTCTCCGGGGCGGTCCCCGAAGTGGACGTGGCCGAGCCCCTGGTCGGCCCGCCGCCGGCCGACGAGTCCCATGTGGCCTACTTCGACGAGGCCGAGGCCAGGCAGGAGAGCGAGCCCACCCAGGAGGAGCTGCCCGGCCTCGAGCCGCTGCCCTCTCGTAGCTGA
- a CDS encoding class I SAM-dependent methyltransferase: MPTCPLCASDDAAFYHRDARREYHQCRRCALVFVPPAFRLGPEEERAVYDQHENSPEDPGYRRFLGRLFDPLRERLAPGARGLDFGAGPGPTLSVMFEEAGHPMAVYDPFYAPDPRVFEQAYDFITATEVVEHLFAPGEELARLAQRLRPGGWLGLMTKRATDREAFARWHYILDPTHVAFFSETTFRWLADELGMRVEFPAADVVLLQKP, translated from the coding sequence ATGCCGACCTGCCCGCTATGCGCATCTGACGACGCGGCCTTCTACCATCGCGATGCGCGGCGCGAGTACCACCAGTGCCGGCGCTGCGCGCTGGTGTTCGTGCCGCCGGCCTTCCGGCTAGGCCCCGAGGAGGAACGGGCGGTCTACGACCAGCACGAGAATTCCCCGGAGGACCCCGGCTACCGGCGCTTCCTGGGACGGCTCTTCGACCCGCTGCGCGAGCGCCTCGCCCCCGGCGCCCGGGGGCTCGACTTCGGCGCCGGCCCCGGGCCGACCCTCTCGGTGATGTTCGAGGAGGCGGGTCATCCCATGGCGGTCTACGACCCTTTCTACGCCCCCGACCCCCGGGTGTTCGAACAGGCCTACGACTTCATCACCGCCACCGAGGTGGTCGAGCACCTCTTCGCACCGGGGGAGGAGCTTGCGCGCCTGGCACAACGCCTGCGTCCCGGCGGCTGGCTGGGGCTGATGACCAAGCGGGCCACCGATCGCGAGGCGTTCGCCCGCTGGCACTACATCCTCGACCCGACTCACGTGGCCTTCTTCAGCGAGACGACCTTTCGGTGGCTTGCCGATGAGCTCGGCATGCGCGTGGAATTTCCTGCCGCCGACGTGGTGTTGCTGCAGAAGCCCTGA
- a CDS encoding VOC family protein: MLSGLDHLVITVTDISRAVDFYSRVLGLEVRYRDRERVDLILGDLALRLHWTATDIEPRAATPTPGSIDICLRSLLPLDEVARHLEALEVEVELGPVERQGATGLLESVYLRDPDGNLIEISRPLRQAATEAAEG; encoded by the coding sequence ATGCTGTCAGGTCTGGATCATCTGGTCATCACCGTGACCGACATTTCCCGCGCCGTGGACTTCTACTCCCGGGTGCTGGGGCTGGAGGTGCGCTATCGCGACCGCGAGCGCGTCGACCTGATCCTCGGCGACCTGGCCCTGCGCCTGCACTGGACCGCCACCGATATCGAGCCCAGGGCGGCGACCCCCACCCCCGGCAGCATCGATATCTGCCTGCGCAGCCTGCTGCCCCTGGACGAGGTGGCCCGCCACCTGGAGGCTCTGGAGGTGGAGGTGGAGCTCGGCCCGGTCGAGCGCCAGGGCGCCACCGGCCTGCTGGAATCGGTCTACCTGCGCGACCCGGACGGCAACCTGATCGAGATCAGCCGCCCGCTGCGCCAGGCGGCCACCGAGGCCGCCGAGGGCTGA
- a CDS encoding DUF4870 family protein: MSDNFQSDRPRQDQVQNDNVIIERREPPDTTMPMVVYALYLVSFVVGFTSVIGVVIAYVYRGKGPAWLDEHYRYQIRTFWIGLLYATIASILVLVAIGIPLLIALAVWLIVRCVKGFRGLQEKRAPDNVDTWLF, from the coding sequence ATGAGCGACAATTTCCAGAGTGACAGGCCCCGACAAGACCAAGTCCAGAACGACAATGTGATCATCGAACGGCGCGAGCCCCCCGATACCACCATGCCCATGGTGGTCTATGCCCTCTACCTGGTCAGCTTCGTGGTGGGCTTCACCTCGGTGATCGGCGTGGTGATCGCCTACGTCTACCGCGGCAAGGGACCGGCGTGGCTCGACGAGCACTACCGCTATCAGATCCGCACCTTCTGGATCGGCCTGCTCTACGCCACCATCGCCTCCATTCTGGTGCTGGTGGCCATCGGCATCCCGCTGCTGATCGCCCTGGCGGTGTGGCTGATCGTGCGCTGCGTGAAGGGCTTCCGCGGCCTGCAGGAGAAGCGCGCGCCGGACAACGTGGACACCTGGCTGTTCTAG
- a CDS encoding lysophospholipid acyltransferase family protein — MADSRSQSSPRQARAIAGLWKSLAGRRLATLWCLSRLAGPLVHRFSRREREVTEINLGEVYPARSTAERRRLARESLTHSTATMLELGFAWMGDPERVEASIQAVHGRELLDEARAEGRGVIVLAPHFGNWEVLNFWLSSHFPFTAMYEPPKIAELDAVTRAGRERMGASLVPTNPRGVAALLKALKRSEAIGILPDQEPDWGSGVFAPFFGRPAYTATLLPKLVARTEARVVTGVARRIPGRGFELHFLPADTRVYSPDEAESATGVNACVEAAIALDPAQYQWEYKRYRKVVEEQQGHPRHQEFRLY; from the coding sequence ATGGCCGACTCCCGCTCCCAGTCCAGTCCCCGTCAGGCCCGCGCCATCGCCGGGCTGTGGAAGAGCCTGGCCGGCCGCAGGCTGGCCACCCTGTGGTGCCTGTCGCGCCTGGCAGGCCCCCTGGTGCACCGCTTCAGCCGCCGCGAGCGCGAGGTCACCGAGATCAACCTGGGCGAGGTCTACCCGGCGCGCAGCACCGCCGAGCGCCGCCGCCTGGCCCGGGAAAGCCTGACCCACTCCACCGCCACCATGCTGGAGCTCGGCTTCGCCTGGATGGGCGACCCCGAGAGGGTCGAGGCCTCGATCCAGGCCGTGCACGGCCGCGAGCTGCTCGACGAGGCCCGCGCCGAGGGCCGCGGGGTGATCGTGCTGGCGCCGCACTTCGGCAACTGGGAGGTGCTCAACTTCTGGCTCTCCAGCCACTTCCCCTTCACCGCCATGTACGAACCGCCGAAGATCGCCGAGCTAGACGCCGTGACCCGCGCCGGGCGCGAGCGCATGGGGGCGAGCCTGGTGCCCACCAACCCCAGGGGCGTCGCCGCCCTGCTCAAGGCGCTCAAGCGCTCCGAGGCGATCGGCATCCTGCCGGACCAGGAGCCCGACTGGGGCAGCGGCGTCTTCGCCCCCTTCTTCGGCCGTCCCGCCTACACCGCCACCCTGCTGCCCAAGCTGGTGGCGCGCACCGAGGCGCGGGTGGTGACCGGGGTCGCCCGGCGCATCCCCGGCCGCGGCTTCGAGCTCCACTTCCTCCCCGCCGACACGCGGGTCTACTCCCCGGACGAGGCCGAATCCGCCACCGGCGTCAACGCCTGCGTGGAGGCCGCCATCGCCCTGGACCCGGCCCAGTACCAGTGGGAGTACAAGCGCTACCGCAAGGTGGTCGAGGAGCAGCAGGGCCACCCCCGCCATCAGGAGTTCCGGCTCTACTGA
- a CDS encoding mannose-1-phosphate guanylyltransferase/mannose-6-phosphate isomerase, producing the protein MMTPVILAGGNGVRLWPLSRRARPKQFLALEEEGSLLARTIARLEGLALAPPIVICHEAHRFLAAEQLRRAGVEGATLLLEPEGRGTAPAIALAALLAHGEGREGPLLVLPSDHHLGDETAFHGAVARAVDLAEAGYLTTFGVVPTRAETGFGYLQAGGPLGGKGFAVARFVEKPDAARAEQFLAAGDHYWNSGIFVMRPADALAALATHAPMILAACREALAGATTDLDFLRPAEAAFLACPADSIDVAVMERTDRAAMVPLEAGWSDIGSWQALWEVLPRDGDGNALHGDVVCEASRGLLVHAESRLVATLGVSDLVVVETRDAVLVADRASSQALRGLVDRLEAAGRPETRQSATVFRPWGHYETLDAGERHRVKHITVKPGARLSRQLHHHRAEHWIVVSGTARVTLDDETFLVGENESTFIPVGRVHCLENPGLIPLELIEVQSGSYLGEDDIVRLDDRYGRE; encoded by the coding sequence ATGATGACTCCCGTGATCCTGGCCGGCGGCAACGGCGTGCGGCTCTGGCCGCTGTCGCGTCGGGCGCGCCCCAAGCAGTTCCTCGCCCTCGAGGAGGAGGGCAGCCTGCTGGCCCGCACCATCGCTCGCCTGGAGGGGCTCGCGCTGGCGCCGCCCATCGTCATCTGCCACGAGGCGCATCGCTTCCTGGCCGCCGAGCAGCTGCGCCGGGCCGGCGTGGAGGGGGCGACCCTGCTGCTCGAACCCGAGGGGCGCGGCACCGCCCCGGCCATCGCCCTGGCGGCCCTGCTGGCCCATGGCGAGGGGCGCGAGGGGCCGCTTCTGGTGCTGCCCTCGGACCACCACCTGGGTGACGAGACCGCCTTCCACGGGGCGGTGGCCCGCGCCGTCGACCTGGCCGAGGCGGGCTACCTGACCACCTTCGGGGTGGTGCCGACCCGCGCCGAGACCGGCTTCGGCTACCTGCAGGCGGGTGGCCCCCTGGGCGGGAAAGGCTTCGCGGTGGCGCGCTTCGTGGAGAAGCCCGACGCGGCGCGGGCCGAGCAGTTCCTGGCCGCCGGCGACCACTACTGGAACAGTGGCATCTTCGTGATGCGCCCGGCGGACGCCCTGGCGGCCCTGGCCACCCACGCCCCGATGATCCTCGCGGCGTGCCGCGAGGCCCTGGCGGGCGCCACCACCGACCTGGACTTCCTGCGTCCCGCCGAGGCGGCCTTCCTGGCCTGCCCGGCGGACTCCATCGACGTGGCGGTGATGGAGCGCACCGACCGGGCGGCCATGGTGCCGCTGGAGGCGGGCTGGAGCGACATCGGCTCCTGGCAGGCGCTCTGGGAGGTGCTGCCCCGCGATGGTGACGGCAACGCCCTGCATGGCGACGTCGTCTGCGAGGCGAGCCGGGGGCTTCTGGTTCACGCCGAGTCGCGGCTGGTGGCGACCCTGGGGGTGTCGGACCTGGTGGTCGTCGAGACCCGTGACGCCGTGCTGGTGGCCGATCGCGCCAGCAGCCAGGCCCTGCGCGGCCTGGTCGATCGCCTCGAGGCCGCGGGCCGCCCGGAGACCCGCCAAAGCGCCACGGTCTTCCGCCCCTGGGGGCACTACGAGACGCTGGACGCCGGCGAGCGCCACCGGGTCAAGCACATCACGGTGAAGCCCGGCGCCCGGCTGTCGAGGCAGCTCCACCACCATCGCGCCGAGCACTGGATCGTGGTCAGCGGCACCGCCCGGGTGACCCTGGACGACGAGACCTTCCTGGTGGGGGAGAACGAGTCGACCTTCATCCCCGTGGGCCGGGTGCACTGCCTGGAGAACCCCGGGCTGATTCCCCTGGAGCTGATCGAGGTGCAGTCCGGCAGCTACCTGGGCGAGGACGACATCGTGCGCCTGGACGACCGCTACGGGCGGGAGTGA
- a CDS encoding alkaline phosphatase encodes MLRLLGLAVLLNLLLLLPLWLRFGEIATRWVALEALLLAALLVVLPAGRLGWLRPLLTVVVMVAVLAGLGDAATHLALGRSLNLYLDLPLLRSVFHLLEGNLGTGMAWATTLAALLLVGLVGWALNRALRAGQRQATGGAVSLIALLLLLASTTLMAAQWHHQRWLPVARAPAMDTLRFQGQQLVETRRAHRDFAARMAASPTRATALPGLAGRDVLLVFVESYGESSVFDPRFSEVTLPRLAAMEARLAEAGLVMATGLLDAPIRGGQSWLAHASTLSGLRIDNSLWYRLMLASERPTLVDDFRASGHRTLTVMPAITLAWPEGEAYGFDEIHAAADIDYAGPPLNWVTMPDQFTLHHFEQRIRAPAEAPLFAQVALISSHAPWTPILPVLDDWDAVGDGSIFYQWEDAGIPPDELWQDLERVREHYAHSVDYALEVSARWAADALGDEALLILLGDHQAAPLIIGDEAGFGVPVHVISADASLLAPFLARGFEPGMMPAPGPAEHGLEALRGWLHEDFGE; translated from the coding sequence ATGCTCCGACTGCTGGGCCTTGCCGTCCTGCTCAACCTGCTGCTGCTGCTGCCCCTGTGGCTGCGCTTCGGGGAGATCGCCACCCGCTGGGTCGCCCTGGAGGCGCTGCTGCTGGCGGCCCTGCTGGTGGTGCTGCCGGCCGGTCGACTGGGCTGGCTGCGCCCGCTCTTGACCGTCGTCGTGATGGTGGCGGTGCTCGCCGGCCTCGGCGATGCGGCCACCCACCTGGCCCTCGGCCGTTCGCTGAACCTCTATCTGGACCTGCCGCTGCTGCGTTCGGTGTTTCACCTGCTGGAGGGCAACCTGGGCACCGGGATGGCCTGGGCCACCACCCTGGCGGCCCTGCTGCTTGTCGGCCTGGTTGGCTGGGCGCTGAATCGAGCACTGCGTGCCGGACAGCGGCAGGCGACGGGCGGGGCGGTGTCGCTGATCGCGCTCCTGCTGCTTCTGGCCAGTACTACCCTGATGGCGGCCCAGTGGCATCATCAGCGCTGGCTGCCCGTGGCCCGGGCGCCGGCCATGGATACCCTGCGCTTCCAGGGCCAGCAGCTGGTGGAGACGCGCCGCGCCCATCGCGACTTCGCCGCGCGCATGGCGGCGTCGCCCACCCGGGCCACCGCGCTGCCGGGGCTTGCCGGGCGTGATGTGCTGCTGGTCTTCGTGGAGTCCTATGGCGAGTCTTCGGTGTTCGATCCACGCTTCAGCGAGGTGACCCTCCCGCGGCTGGCGGCCATGGAGGCGCGCCTGGCAGAGGCAGGGCTTGTGATGGCCACGGGGCTGCTGGACGCGCCGATCCGCGGCGGACAGTCCTGGCTCGCCCATGCCAGCACCCTGAGCGGCCTGAGGATCGACAACTCGCTCTGGTACCGGCTGATGCTGGCAAGCGAGCGGCCGACCCTGGTGGACGACTTCCGGGCCAGTGGGCATCGCACCCTGACGGTGATGCCCGCCATCACCCTGGCCTGGCCGGAGGGCGAGGCCTACGGCTTCGACGAGATCCACGCCGCCGCCGACATCGACTACGCCGGGCCGCCCCTCAACTGGGTGACCATGCCCGACCAGTTCACCCTGCACCACTTCGAGCAGCGCATCCGCGCCCCGGCCGAGGCGCCGCTGTTTGCCCAGGTCGCCCTGATCTCGAGCCACGCGCCCTGGACGCCGATCCTGCCGGTGCTCGACGACTGGGACGCGGTGGGGGACGGCAGCATCTTCTATCAGTGGGAGGACGCCGGCATCCCGCCGGACGAGCTGTGGCAGGATCTCGAGCGGGTGCGCGAGCACTATGCGCACTCGGTGGACTACGCCCTGGAGGTCAGCGCCCGCTGGGCGGCGGACGCGCTCGGCGACGAGGCCCTGCTGATCCTGCTGGGCGACCACCAGGCCGCCCCCCTGATCATCGGTGACGAGGCGGGCTTCGGGGTGCCGGTGCATGTGATCAGCGCAGACGCTTCCCTGCTTGCCCCCTTCCTGGCGCGGGGCTTCGAGCCCGGCATGATGCCGGCGCCGGGCCCTGCCGAGCACGGCCTGGAGGCCCTGCGCGGCTGGCTGCATGAGGACTTTGGCGAATGA
- a CDS encoding glucan biosynthesis protein: MASAWPGLAQRERNFDRYLDLEARYDRRPSQWVEPLVPWGAGRVQLIEIPAPDETHDNIVAFWVSNTPLRAGERRELRYRTHTFGAEPAAAAPARVIRTRQGWGGVPGDPSPPPRSRRHFMVDFAGGELENLSPDQPVEAELTASRGEIHHLQTRPLPDGRGWRASFRLDPDGQQSSDLRLRLRLRDEVISETWNHVWHPDERR, translated from the coding sequence GTGGCTTCGGCCTGGCCCGGCCTGGCCCAGCGGGAGCGAAACTTCGACCGCTACCTGGACCTCGAGGCCCGCTACGATCGCCGCCCCAGCCAGTGGGTGGAACCGCTCGTCCCCTGGGGGGCGGGGCGCGTGCAGCTCATCGAGATCCCCGCGCCGGACGAGACCCACGACAACATCGTCGCCTTCTGGGTCAGCAACACGCCCCTGCGCGCCGGCGAGCGCCGCGAGCTGCGCTACCGCACCCACACCTTCGGCGCCGAGCCCGCCGCGGCGGCACCGGCCCGGGTCATCCGCACCCGCCAGGGCTGGGGCGGCGTGCCCGGCGATCCCAGCCCGCCGCCGCGCAGCCGACGCCACTTCATGGTGGACTTCGCCGGCGGCGAGCTCGAGAACCTCTCCCCCGACCAGCCGGTGGAGGCCGAGCTCACGGCGAGCCGCGGCGAGATCCACCACCTGCAGACACGCCCGCTGCCGGACGGCCGCGGCTGGCGCGCCTCCTTCCGCCTCGACCCCGACGGCCAGCAGTCCAGCGACCTGCGCCTGCGGCTCCGCCTGCGCGACGAGGTGATCAGCGAGACCTGGAACCATGTCTGGCACCCCGACGAGCGGCGCTAG